Proteins encoded by one window of Cannabis sativa cultivar Pink pepper isolate KNU-18-1 chromosome 4, ASM2916894v1, whole genome shotgun sequence:
- the LOC115714802 gene encoding NAD-dependent protein deacylase SRT2 isoform X1, which translates to MFMRQSLLSSGTNAERVMGSILKGKCADSCTGIIQSSCRNWQPFSWGRRVIPFQGSLKSVQTSCRISVPGISSQKEEIVASNFLRQKKLVPDAEPPSIQEVQQLYQFFDESKKLMVLTGAGISTECGIPDYRSPNGAYSSGFKPITHQEFIRSSRARRRYWARSYAGWRQFTAAQPGAAHIALASLEKAGRINFMITQNVDRLHQRAGSNPLELHGTVYEVVCLDCGFSVCRDLFQEQVKSLNPKWASAIECLDYGSPGSDKSFGMKQRPDGDIEIDEKFWEEDFHIPTCEMCNGVLKPDVVFFGDNVPKCRADRSIQAAKDCDAFLVLGSSLMTMSAYRLVRAAHEAGAATAIVNLGETRADDLVPLKINARLGEILPRVLNFGSLSIPSPN; encoded by the exons ATGTTTATGCGTCAATCTCTTCTCTCT AGTGGGACAAATGCAGAACGAGTGATGGGAAGCATCTTAAAAGGCAAATGTGCTG ATTCCTGTACAGGCATTATTCAATCAAGTTGTAGAAATTGGCAACCATTTAGTTGGGGAAGAAGAGTCATACCTTTTCAGGGTTCTTTAAAATCTGTGCAAACATCATGTCGAATTTCAGTCCCCGGAATCTCATcacagaaagaagaaatcgtgGCTTCTAACTTTTTGAGGCAGAAGAAGTTGGTTCCTGATGCCGAACCTCCTAGCATTCAGGAAGTCCAACAATTGTATCAATTTTTCGATGAAAG TAAGAAACTCATGGTGTTGACCGGAGCAGGAATAAGTACAGAATGCGGTATTCCAGATTATAGAAG CCCAAATGGAGCTTATAGTTCTGGCTTCAAACCAATTACTCATCAG GAGTTTATTCGCTCAAGCCGAGCTCGCCGGCGATACTGGGCAAGAAGTTATGCTGGCTGGAGACAGTTTACTGCAGCACAACCCGGTGCTGCTCATATCGCTCTAGCATCCCTTGAAAAAGCTGGACGGATAAATTTTATGATCACTCAAAATGTTGACAG GCTGCATCAGCGTGCAGGTAGCAACCCCCTTGAATTACATGGCACTGTGTATGAGGTTGTTTGTTTAGATTGTGGATTTTCTGTTTGCCGGGATCTCTTTCAAGAACAAGTGAAGTCCCTAAATCCAAAG TGGGCATCAGCTATTGAATGTTTGGACTATGGTAGCCCTGGGTCAGATAAGAGCTTCGGCATGAAGCAAAGGCCTGACGGTGATATCGAGATTGATGAAAAATTTTGGGAGGAGGATTTTCACATACCTACTTGTGAAATGTGCAATGGAGTGCTTAAACCTGAT GTGGTCTTTTTTGGTGATAATGTCCCAAAATGTAGAGCTGATAGATCAATTCAGGCTGCAAAGGATTGTGATGCTTTTCTTGTACTGGGTTCATCTCTAATGACTATGTCTGCCTATCGGCTTGTCAG AGCTGCTCACGAAGCGGGTGCTGCCACTGCAATTGTTAATCTAGGTGAGACGCGAGCTGATGATTTGGTGCCTTTGAAAATCAACGCTCGCCTGGGAGAG ATCTTGCCGAGAGTGCTCAACTTTGGATCCCTCAGCATCCCATCCCCCAACTAA
- the LOC115714802 gene encoding NAD-dependent protein deacylase SRT2 isoform X2 has protein sequence MFMRQSLLSSGTNAERVMGSILKGKCAGIIQSSCRNWQPFSWGRRVIPFQGSLKSVQTSCRISVPGISSQKEEIVASNFLRQKKLVPDAEPPSIQEVQQLYQFFDESKKLMVLTGAGISTECGIPDYRSPNGAYSSGFKPITHQEFIRSSRARRRYWARSYAGWRQFTAAQPGAAHIALASLEKAGRINFMITQNVDRLHQRAGSNPLELHGTVYEVVCLDCGFSVCRDLFQEQVKSLNPKWASAIECLDYGSPGSDKSFGMKQRPDGDIEIDEKFWEEDFHIPTCEMCNGVLKPDVVFFGDNVPKCRADRSIQAAKDCDAFLVLGSSLMTMSAYRLVRAAHEAGAATAIVNLGETRADDLVPLKINARLGEILPRVLNFGSLSIPSPN, from the exons ATGTTTATGCGTCAATCTCTTCTCTCT AGTGGGACAAATGCAGAACGAGTGATGGGAAGCATCTTAAAAGGCAAATGTGCTG GCATTATTCAATCAAGTTGTAGAAATTGGCAACCATTTAGTTGGGGAAGAAGAGTCATACCTTTTCAGGGTTCTTTAAAATCTGTGCAAACATCATGTCGAATTTCAGTCCCCGGAATCTCATcacagaaagaagaaatcgtgGCTTCTAACTTTTTGAGGCAGAAGAAGTTGGTTCCTGATGCCGAACCTCCTAGCATTCAGGAAGTCCAACAATTGTATCAATTTTTCGATGAAAG TAAGAAACTCATGGTGTTGACCGGAGCAGGAATAAGTACAGAATGCGGTATTCCAGATTATAGAAG CCCAAATGGAGCTTATAGTTCTGGCTTCAAACCAATTACTCATCAG GAGTTTATTCGCTCAAGCCGAGCTCGCCGGCGATACTGGGCAAGAAGTTATGCTGGCTGGAGACAGTTTACTGCAGCACAACCCGGTGCTGCTCATATCGCTCTAGCATCCCTTGAAAAAGCTGGACGGATAAATTTTATGATCACTCAAAATGTTGACAG GCTGCATCAGCGTGCAGGTAGCAACCCCCTTGAATTACATGGCACTGTGTATGAGGTTGTTTGTTTAGATTGTGGATTTTCTGTTTGCCGGGATCTCTTTCAAGAACAAGTGAAGTCCCTAAATCCAAAG TGGGCATCAGCTATTGAATGTTTGGACTATGGTAGCCCTGGGTCAGATAAGAGCTTCGGCATGAAGCAAAGGCCTGACGGTGATATCGAGATTGATGAAAAATTTTGGGAGGAGGATTTTCACATACCTACTTGTGAAATGTGCAATGGAGTGCTTAAACCTGAT GTGGTCTTTTTTGGTGATAATGTCCCAAAATGTAGAGCTGATAGATCAATTCAGGCTGCAAAGGATTGTGATGCTTTTCTTGTACTGGGTTCATCTCTAATGACTATGTCTGCCTATCGGCTTGTCAG AGCTGCTCACGAAGCGGGTGCTGCCACTGCAATTGTTAATCTAGGTGAGACGCGAGCTGATGATTTGGTGCCTTTGAAAATCAACGCTCGCCTGGGAGAG ATCTTGCCGAGAGTGCTCAACTTTGGATCCCTCAGCATCCCATCCCCCAACTAA
- the LOC115714802 gene encoding NAD-dependent protein deacylase SRT2 isoform X3, with protein MGSILKGKCADSCTGIIQSSCRNWQPFSWGRRVIPFQGSLKSVQTSCRISVPGISSQKEEIVASNFLRQKKLVPDAEPPSIQEVQQLYQFFDESKKLMVLTGAGISTECGIPDYRSPNGAYSSGFKPITHQEFIRSSRARRRYWARSYAGWRQFTAAQPGAAHIALASLEKAGRINFMITQNVDRLHQRAGSNPLELHGTVYEVVCLDCGFSVCRDLFQEQVKSLNPKWASAIECLDYGSPGSDKSFGMKQRPDGDIEIDEKFWEEDFHIPTCEMCNGVLKPDVVFFGDNVPKCRADRSIQAAKDCDAFLVLGSSLMTMSAYRLVRAAHEAGAATAIVNLGETRADDLVPLKINARLGEILPRVLNFGSLSIPSPN; from the exons ATGGGAAGCATCTTAAAAGGCAAATGTGCTG ATTCCTGTACAGGCATTATTCAATCAAGTTGTAGAAATTGGCAACCATTTAGTTGGGGAAGAAGAGTCATACCTTTTCAGGGTTCTTTAAAATCTGTGCAAACATCATGTCGAATTTCAGTCCCCGGAATCTCATcacagaaagaagaaatcgtgGCTTCTAACTTTTTGAGGCAGAAGAAGTTGGTTCCTGATGCCGAACCTCCTAGCATTCAGGAAGTCCAACAATTGTATCAATTTTTCGATGAAAG TAAGAAACTCATGGTGTTGACCGGAGCAGGAATAAGTACAGAATGCGGTATTCCAGATTATAGAAG CCCAAATGGAGCTTATAGTTCTGGCTTCAAACCAATTACTCATCAG GAGTTTATTCGCTCAAGCCGAGCTCGCCGGCGATACTGGGCAAGAAGTTATGCTGGCTGGAGACAGTTTACTGCAGCACAACCCGGTGCTGCTCATATCGCTCTAGCATCCCTTGAAAAAGCTGGACGGATAAATTTTATGATCACTCAAAATGTTGACAG GCTGCATCAGCGTGCAGGTAGCAACCCCCTTGAATTACATGGCACTGTGTATGAGGTTGTTTGTTTAGATTGTGGATTTTCTGTTTGCCGGGATCTCTTTCAAGAACAAGTGAAGTCCCTAAATCCAAAG TGGGCATCAGCTATTGAATGTTTGGACTATGGTAGCCCTGGGTCAGATAAGAGCTTCGGCATGAAGCAAAGGCCTGACGGTGATATCGAGATTGATGAAAAATTTTGGGAGGAGGATTTTCACATACCTACTTGTGAAATGTGCAATGGAGTGCTTAAACCTGAT GTGGTCTTTTTTGGTGATAATGTCCCAAAATGTAGAGCTGATAGATCAATTCAGGCTGCAAAGGATTGTGATGCTTTTCTTGTACTGGGTTCATCTCTAATGACTATGTCTGCCTATCGGCTTGTCAG AGCTGCTCACGAAGCGGGTGCTGCCACTGCAATTGTTAATCTAGGTGAGACGCGAGCTGATGATTTGGTGCCTTTGAAAATCAACGCTCGCCTGGGAGAG ATCTTGCCGAGAGTGCTCAACTTTGGATCCCTCAGCATCCCATCCCCCAACTAA
- the LOC115714802 gene encoding NAD-dependent protein deacylase SRT2 isoform X4: MGSILKGKCAGIIQSSCRNWQPFSWGRRVIPFQGSLKSVQTSCRISVPGISSQKEEIVASNFLRQKKLVPDAEPPSIQEVQQLYQFFDESKKLMVLTGAGISTECGIPDYRSPNGAYSSGFKPITHQEFIRSSRARRRYWARSYAGWRQFTAAQPGAAHIALASLEKAGRINFMITQNVDRLHQRAGSNPLELHGTVYEVVCLDCGFSVCRDLFQEQVKSLNPKWASAIECLDYGSPGSDKSFGMKQRPDGDIEIDEKFWEEDFHIPTCEMCNGVLKPDVVFFGDNVPKCRADRSIQAAKDCDAFLVLGSSLMTMSAYRLVRAAHEAGAATAIVNLGETRADDLVPLKINARLGEILPRVLNFGSLSIPSPN; this comes from the exons ATGGGAAGCATCTTAAAAGGCAAATGTGCTG GCATTATTCAATCAAGTTGTAGAAATTGGCAACCATTTAGTTGGGGAAGAAGAGTCATACCTTTTCAGGGTTCTTTAAAATCTGTGCAAACATCATGTCGAATTTCAGTCCCCGGAATCTCATcacagaaagaagaaatcgtgGCTTCTAACTTTTTGAGGCAGAAGAAGTTGGTTCCTGATGCCGAACCTCCTAGCATTCAGGAAGTCCAACAATTGTATCAATTTTTCGATGAAAG TAAGAAACTCATGGTGTTGACCGGAGCAGGAATAAGTACAGAATGCGGTATTCCAGATTATAGAAG CCCAAATGGAGCTTATAGTTCTGGCTTCAAACCAATTACTCATCAG GAGTTTATTCGCTCAAGCCGAGCTCGCCGGCGATACTGGGCAAGAAGTTATGCTGGCTGGAGACAGTTTACTGCAGCACAACCCGGTGCTGCTCATATCGCTCTAGCATCCCTTGAAAAAGCTGGACGGATAAATTTTATGATCACTCAAAATGTTGACAG GCTGCATCAGCGTGCAGGTAGCAACCCCCTTGAATTACATGGCACTGTGTATGAGGTTGTTTGTTTAGATTGTGGATTTTCTGTTTGCCGGGATCTCTTTCAAGAACAAGTGAAGTCCCTAAATCCAAAG TGGGCATCAGCTATTGAATGTTTGGACTATGGTAGCCCTGGGTCAGATAAGAGCTTCGGCATGAAGCAAAGGCCTGACGGTGATATCGAGATTGATGAAAAATTTTGGGAGGAGGATTTTCACATACCTACTTGTGAAATGTGCAATGGAGTGCTTAAACCTGAT GTGGTCTTTTTTGGTGATAATGTCCCAAAATGTAGAGCTGATAGATCAATTCAGGCTGCAAAGGATTGTGATGCTTTTCTTGTACTGGGTTCATCTCTAATGACTATGTCTGCCTATCGGCTTGTCAG AGCTGCTCACGAAGCGGGTGCTGCCACTGCAATTGTTAATCTAGGTGAGACGCGAGCTGATGATTTGGTGCCTTTGAAAATCAACGCTCGCCTGGGAGAG ATCTTGCCGAGAGTGCTCAACTTTGGATCCCTCAGCATCCCATCCCCCAACTAA